From Halomicrobium salinisoli, the proteins below share one genomic window:
- a CDS encoding digeranylgeranylglycerophospholipid reductase, whose translation MRDRFDVVIAGAGPAGAQCARDVAARGYDVVVLETESEDEFPRQSNKSTAGTFPSMMASFNVPDDVVMNYTDDVVLESPNDHFVRNQPGAVLEFADFKRWLVAEGREEGAEFRFDARVSAPIVEDGSVVGVRYDGDEELYGDVVVDATGPSAPLAKELGVTDLKRERQAIGVEYEMEGVEVNHPEYPDLTDAMMLRLDHDLAPGGYSWIFHTGGDTAKVGLCYIQNDAHREYGRDGMAIDDYLEYWLEEDPRFADATRLEGKQHRGSAHIQPPGSLSTDGFMAIGDTVPTIDPLWGEGINKGMQSARAAAVTADACLTGEPDTSAEAMSIYDDFWHGDVAPKARTRLLMTELLYLAPNERYDQLMADLRAADDDTLSEVNQGNKLAMGRLLHLSDLPILARYVRQRLRE comes from the coding sequence ATGCGCGACCGCTTTGACGTGGTGATCGCCGGGGCCGGGCCTGCCGGGGCCCAGTGCGCCCGGGACGTGGCCGCGAGAGGGTACGACGTCGTCGTCCTCGAGACAGAGTCCGAAGACGAGTTCCCACGTCAGAGCAACAAGTCAACCGCCGGCACCTTCCCGTCGATGATGGCGTCGTTCAACGTGCCCGACGACGTCGTCATGAACTACACCGACGACGTCGTCCTCGAGTCGCCCAACGATCACTTCGTGCGCAACCAGCCCGGCGCCGTCCTGGAGTTCGCGGACTTCAAGCGCTGGCTCGTCGCGGAGGGCCGCGAGGAGGGCGCCGAGTTCCGCTTCGACGCCCGCGTCTCGGCCCCCATCGTCGAGGACGGCTCGGTCGTCGGCGTCCGCTACGACGGGGACGAGGAGCTCTACGGCGACGTCGTGGTCGACGCCACCGGACCGTCCGCGCCGCTGGCCAAGGAACTGGGCGTCACCGACCTGAAGCGGGAGCGACAGGCCATCGGCGTCGAGTACGAGATGGAGGGCGTCGAGGTGAACCACCCCGAGTACCCCGACCTCACGGACGCGATGATGCTGCGCCTGGACCACGACCTGGCGCCGGGCGGCTACTCCTGGATCTTCCACACCGGCGGCGACACGGCGAAGGTCGGTCTCTGTTACATCCAGAACGACGCCCACCGGGAGTACGGTCGGGACGGGATGGCCATCGACGACTACCTGGAGTACTGGCTCGAGGAGGACCCTCGCTTCGCCGACGCGACCCGACTGGAGGGCAAACAGCACCGCGGCTCGGCGCACATCCAGCCGCCGGGGTCGCTGAGCACGGACGGCTTCATGGCCATCGGCGACACCGTCCCCACGATCGATCCGCTGTGGGGCGAGGGGATCAACAAGGGCATGCAGTCGGCCCGCGCGGCGGCCGTCACCGCCGACGCCTGCCTCACCGGCGAGCCCGACACCTCCGCCGAGGCCATGTCGATCTACGACGACTTCTGGCACGGCGACGTGGCGCCCAAGGCCCGCACGCGGCTCCTGATGACGGAGCTGCTGTACCTCGCGCCCAACGAGCGCTACGACCAGTTGATGGCCGACCTGCGGGCCGCCGACGACGACACGCTCAGCGAGGTCAACCAGGGGAACAAGCTGGCGATGGGGCGCCTGCTGCACCTCTCGGACCTGCCGATCCTCGCGCGGTACGTCCGCCAGCGACTGCGCGAGTAG